The Ignavibacteria bacterium DNA window CGGCGGCAACTTCTCCCGTCATTGTCAAAAATGCTTTTCCGCCCAACGCCATAGCAAGACGAATTTCTATCAGTGTAACGTTTGCAGATTTTACTGATGCATCAGCGGCTTCAATGAGTGATGCAACGGAAAACGATTCGATGATTCCCAATGCTTCGAGCAAATCTACTTTACTCGTTCCGGAAATTGCGGGAAAAACATTTTGATGAACATTCGGAATCACAAACGTATCAATAATCGAACCGCGTCCGGCAAGAACTCCCGCATCAACGCTTGCCCGCACTGCTGCAACGTCTCCGCCAATCAGCACCATATATTTTCCCGAACAAATAGTGCGCGATAAAATTATTTCTACTTCCGCCGCTTTTAACATTGCGTCTGCAACGAGAAATCCGGCAGCAATACTTGTGAGTTCGATAAGACCAATTGAGTTTTTTTGCATAAGGTGTTTACTTTCTTTGTGTCTTTGTGTCTTGGTGTCTTTGTGGTAAAAATTTAAACCACTAAGACACAAAGGCACCAAGTTTAAATTTTATTTTTCAATTACAATATTTTTTTCATCAACATTTTTCACCACTCCATCAATGCTCGCGTGAATTCGCGCTCCTAATTTTCCTTCGGGAATTTCGCCGATGAGTTGTCCTTTGCGAACATTATCTCCAACGCGAACAACTGCTT harbors:
- a CDS encoding BMC domain-containing protein, translating into MQKNSIGLIELTSIAAGFLVADAMLKAAEVEIILSRTICSGKYMVLIGGDVAAVRASVDAGVLAGRGSIIDTFVIPNVHQNVFPAISGTSKVDLLEALGIIESFSVASLIEAADASVKSANVTLIEIRLAMALGGKAFLTMTGEVAA